The following proteins are encoded in a genomic region of Chitinophagales bacterium:
- the gldN gene encoding gliding motility protein GldN, with translation MRYLVSFILLSLFIFSAKAQDPSNPTTPVTTSADVKTEVLKLPWENEISGKRTPMADEYIRESDVFWYKTVWRVIDLREKMNLHFKWPKSPFISILLDAIKSGEVPVYSGMDDEFSVPISAEEAMSVAGGSTDSILVTDVLTGLQNWKVITNEVNWDNVNKLRIKEIWYFDKQHSVMKVKIMGICPLIDNYDPTTGNFRAVVPVFWTYFPSLRKTFVNAEAFNPFPNGVLLNWDQVFSLRLFSSYIYKIDNVQDFRIQDYKSGIDILYESEAKKQEIFNYEHDMWEY, from the coding sequence ATGAGATATTTAGTGTCGTTTATATTGTTGAGTTTGTTTATCTTTTCTGCTAAAGCACAAGATCCAAGCAATCCAACTACTCCAGTAACAACAAGTGCTGATGTAAAGACTGAAGTGTTAAAACTTCCGTGGGAAAATGAAATCTCTGGAAAGAGAACACCTATGGCAGATGAATATATTAGAGAGTCTGATGTATTTTGGTATAAAACAGTTTGGAGAGTAATAGACTTAAGAGAGAAAATGAATTTACACTTTAAATGGCCTAAAAGTCCTTTTATTTCTATCTTATTAGATGCTATTAAAAGTGGAGAAGTACCTGTATATTCTGGTATGGACGATGAGTTTAGTGTGCCTATTAGTGCAGAAGAAGCAATGAGTGTAGCTGGAGGAAGTACTGATTCCATTTTAGTAACAGATGTATTGACTGGTTTACAAAATTGGAAAGTTATTACTAATGAGGTAAACTGGGATAATGTAAATAAGTTGAGAATTAAAGAAATTTGGTACTTTGATAAACAACACTCTGTAATGAAAGTTAAGATTATGGGTATTTGTCCTTTGATAGATAACTATGATCCTACAACTGGAAACTTTAGAGCTGTTGTTCCAGTTTTTTGGACTTATTTTCCATCGTTGAGAAAAACTTTTGTGAATGCAGAAGCATTTAATCCATTTCCTAATGGTGTTTTGTTAAATTGGGATCAGGTATTTTCATTAAGATTATTCTCTAGCTATATCTATAAAATTGATAATGTTCAAGATTTCAGAATTCAAGATTACAAATCTGGAATTGATATTTTATACGAATCTGAAGCTAAGAAACAAGAAATATTTAATTATGAACACGACATGTGGGAATATTAA